The Triticum aestivum cultivar Chinese Spring chromosome 7B, IWGSC CS RefSeq v2.1, whole genome shotgun sequence genome window below encodes:
- the LOC543226 gene encoding cation transporter HKT1, translated as MHLFLTLIHSTMGRVKRFYQDFIHIKLHSFCRISGYVVDSIAFVYRFVALHVHPFWIQLSYFLAIAILGSVLLMSLKPSNPDFSPPYIDMLFLSTSALTVSGLSTITMEDLSSSQIVVLTLLMLIGGEIFVSLLGLMLRVNHQDMQDLPSVKISSVPVELEELDLPNSMALCDESQLEEAAHAIPPKKCTELKRSRSVKCLGYVVFGYFAMIHVLGFLLVFLYITHVPTASAPLNKKGINIVLFSLSVTVASCANAGLVPTNENMVIFSKNSGLLLLLSGQMLAGNTLFPLFLRLLVWFLGRITKVKELRLMINNPEEVRFANLLARLPTVFLSSTVVGLVAAGVTMFCAVDWNSSVFDGLSSYQKTVNAFFMVVNARHSGENSIDCSLMSPAIIVLFIVMMYLPSSATFAPPSGDTKTTNENTKGKVKRGSLVQNLAFSPLGCNIIFVMVACITERRRLRNDPLNFSTLNMIFEVISAYGNAGLSTGYSCSRLHQLHPEIICQDKPYSFSGWWSDGGKFVLILVMLYGRLKAFTLATGKSWKV; from the exons ATGCATTTGTTTCTCACACTCATACATAGCACCATGGGCCGGGTGAAAAGATTTTACCAGGATTTCATCCATATCAAGCTGCATAGCTTCTGCCGTATCAGTGGATATGTTGTCGATTCAATAGCTTTTGTCTATAGATTTGTTGCATTGCATGTTCACCCCTTCTGGATCCAACTGTCCTACTTCCTTGCCATTGCTATACTTGGTTCAGTCCTCTTGATGTCGCTGAAACCAAGCAACCCTGACTTCAGCCCTCCTTACATTGACATGTTATTCTTGTCAACTTCTGCTCTAACAGTTTCTGGCCTCAGCACCATCACGATGGAGGATCTCTCAAGCTCTCAAATTGTGGTTTTGACATTGCTCATGCTTATAGGAGGGGAGATCTTTGTTTCACTCTTAGGGCTCATGCTTAGAGTGAACCATCAAGACATGCAAGATCTTCCAAGCGTGAAGATCAGCTCGGTTCCTGTCGAGCTTGAAGAGCTAGACTTGCCCAACAGCATGGCACTATGTGATGAGTCGCAGCTTGAAGAAGCAGCTCATGCAATTCCACCCAAGAAATGTACAGAGTTGAAGAGGAGTAGGTCTGTCAAGTGCTTAGGATATGTGGTCTTTGGGTACTTTGCCATGATCCATGTCTTGGGCTTTCTGCTGGTTTTTCTGTATATAACTCATGTGCCAACTGCAAGTGCCCCACTGAACAAGAAAGGGATCAACATCGTGCTCTTCTCACTATCAGTCACCGTTGCCTCCTGTGCGAATGCAGGACTCGTGCCCACAAATGAGAACATGGTCATCTTCTCAAAGAATTCAGGCCTCTTGTTGCTGCTGAGTGGCCAGATGCTCGCAGGCAATACATTGTTCCCTCTCTTCCTGAGGCTACTGGTGTGGTTCCTGGGGAGGATCACAAAGGTGAAGGAGCTGAGGCTCATGATCAATAACCCCGAGGAAGTGCGTTTTGCTAATTTGCTTGCTAGGTTGCCAACTGTGTTTCTCTCCTCAACGGTCGTTGGCCTTGTAGCAGCTGGGGTCACGATGTTCTGCGCTGTTGATTGGAATTCTTCAGTCTTTGATGGGCTCAGCTCTTATCAGAAGACTGTCAATGCATTCTTCATGGTGGTGAATGCGAGGCACTCAGGGGAGAATTCCATCGACTGCTCGCTCATGTCCCCTGCCATTATAGTACTATTCATCGTCATGAT GTATTTGCCATCATCAGCAACATTTGCACCACCCAGTGGAGATACTAAAACCACCAATGAGAACACGAAAGGGAAAGTCAAGAGAGGGTCGTTGGTGCAGAATTTGGCATTCTCACCGCTCGGGTGTAACATCATCTTTGTGATGGTTGCCTGCATCACGGAAAGGAGAAGGCTCAGAAACGATCCACTCAACTTCTCCACCTTGAACATGATATTTGAGGTCATCAG CGCATATGGCAATGCAGGGTTATCCACTGGTTACAGTTGTTCTAGACTGCATCAGCTGCACCCAGAGATCATCTGCCAGGACAAACCATACAGCTTTTCTGGATGGTGGAGTGACGGAGGAAAGTTTGTGCTAATATTGGTCATGCTCTATGGAAGGCTTAAGGCTTTCACACTGGCCACGGGTAAATCCTGGAAAGTATGA
- the LOC123161500 gene encoding uncharacterized protein, with protein sequence MAAAAAGLVWATLLMCAALGAGVENPFFPPGSEPEPVRIYSQENAALNVAERDGNVVLAYGDCSDLRQKWFIVTSPHPSAPFELPPPFVLQNAQTFQVIIIPSGSGQKVRLSSEPPINPLDWLSWSRAALEQRWTPEKSTRADHFYQLSVTKSDPALTLNGLLGNVHDGTEVGIYHASPDSGNAIWQMTSYPLCAR encoded by the exons ATGGCCGCAGCAGCTGCAGGCTTAGTTTGGGCGACCTTGCTCATGTGTGCTGCGCTCGGCGCCGGGGTCGAGAATCCATTCTTTCCTCCTGGTTCCGAGCCAGAGCCGGTGAGGATATACTCCCAGGAGAATGCCGCGCTGAACGTGGCCGAACGCGACGGCAACGTTGTCCTCGCGTACGGCGACTGCTCGGACCTTAGACAG AAATGGTTCATTGTGACGTCCCCCCACCCCTCCGCACCGTTTGAGTTGCCGCCGCCTTTCGTGCTGCAGAATGCGCAGACGTTTCAGGTCATCATCATCCCATCAGGCAGTGGACAGAAG GTGCGCCTGTCGTCTGAACCGCCTATCAACCCACTGGACTGGCTGTCGTGGTCGCGAGCAGCACTCGAGCAGCGATGGACGCCGGAGAAGTCCACACGTGCTGACCACTTTTACCAACTGTCGGTTACCAAGAGCGACCCAGCTCTTACCCTCAACGGCCTGTTGGGCAACGTACATGACGGAACGGAGGTCGGCATCTATCATGCATCACCAGATTCAGGGAACGCCATATGGCAGATGACTTCATACCCACTCTGCGCCCGCTGA